A stretch of DNA from Cupriavidus taiwanensis:
CCAGGCTGTCGCCGTCGAAGGCATCGCCCTGCTCGAAGCGGGCCACGTGCTGCAGGCCCTTGGCGGCAATCAGGGCGCGGCCCTGCTCCACGTTCAGCGCGCTGTAGTCGCGCAGCAGGATCGACGCGACCGCGGCCGCGCCGCCCTCCAGCGCGCCCAGCGCTTCCAGCACGTAGCGGCCATGGCCGGCGGCGATATCGACCATGCGCACCGGCATGCCGGCCGCGCGCAGGCGGCGCACGGCCTCGGCGATCAGCGCCTCGGCGTTGACCTTGCGCTGGCGGATGCCGCGCCAGCCGATCGCGTCGAGGTATTGCCGGTCGGCCAGCCGGCCCAGCGCGCCGCGGCCGGACGGCGTGTTGCGGTAAACGTAGTCGAGCGTCGAGCCCGAGTCGAAGCCGGTCTGGTGGCCCAGCCGGACCCCGTCCGACAGCATCCCGCCCAGCCTCAGGTTGGCCCGCGCCGCGCGCCAGTACCAGGCGGCCAGGCCGCCGGGCGCCGACGCCAGCCGGTCGGCTTCCTCGCGGAACGGGCCGATCTGGTCGGCATCGAGCAGCGAGCGCGGTGCCGAGGGCGCGTCGAATTCGCGCAGGATAAAGCGGCGCGCGGCATCGACCGCCAGCTTGCGCTCGCGTTCGCCAAGGGTGTCGTGGTAGAAGCCGTCCAGCACGATGCGCTCCTTGGTGCGCGAGCCCAGGCGCTCATAGAAGCGCTCCTGCGGCCCGCGGTGCACGACCCAGTCGGCGCCGGAGATCAGCAGCTGCGTCGGCACCGTGATCGCGGCCGCGTCGGCGACGATGCGCTCGGCGGTCTGGTACAGGTCCAGCAGGATATTGACCGCGATCGGGCGCGTGATCAGCGGATCGCTGTCATAGCTGGCGATGCGCTCGGGATCGTGGCTCAGGAACTTTGCCTTGACGTAGCTGTTGACGAAGAACTTGCCGCGCAGGCGCTGCATCAGCTTCAGCCCCGGCCGCGCGAACGGTACGTACAGCTTGACCTTGAACGCCGGCGACGCCAGCACCAGCGCGCGGATCGGCGGCGCGTAGTCGTGCACCCAGGTCGCGGCCAGCACCGCGCCCACGCTCTGCGCGACCACCGCGGTGCGTTCCAGCGGGATGCCGTGGACTTCGGCGATATGCGCGGTGAAGGTCTGGATGTCGCGCACGGAATCGGCCAGGCTGGGGCTGTAGCCGCGTTCGCCGGGCGATTTGCCGTGGCCACGCGCGTCCCAGGCAAAGATGTCATGGCCGGGCAGGTGGAGCTCGTCGGCGAGGTGGGCGACCCGGCCGGAATGCTCGTGGCCGCGGTGGAACAGCAGCACGGCGCCGCGCGCCGGGCCTTCCACCGCGGGCCAGTGGCGATAGAACAGCGCCTGGCCGTCGTGGGTCTCGAATTGCCGCTCCAGCGGCTGGCGGGAAGACGGTCGGTCCATCGCGCTACTCCGCAAG
This window harbors:
- a CDS encoding bifunctional alpha/beta hydrolase/class I SAM-dependent methyltransferase — encoded protein: MDRPSSRQPLERQFETHDGQALFYRHWPAVEGPARGAVLLFHRGHEHSGRVAHLADELHLPGHDIFAWDARGHGKSPGERGYSPSLADSVRDIQTFTAHIAEVHGIPLERTAVVAQSVGAVLAATWVHDYAPPIRALVLASPAFKVKLYVPFARPGLKLMQRLRGKFFVNSYVKAKFLSHDPERIASYDSDPLITRPIAVNILLDLYQTAERIVADAAAITVPTQLLISGADWVVHRGPQERFYERLGSRTKERIVLDGFYHDTLGERERKLAVDAARRFILREFDAPSAPRSLLDADQIGPFREEADRLASAPGGLAAWYWRAARANLRLGGMLSDGVRLGHQTGFDSGSTLDYVYRNTPSGRGALGRLADRQYLDAIGWRGIRQRKVNAEALIAEAVRRLRAAGMPVRMVDIAAGHGRYVLEALGALEGGAAAVASILLRDYSALNVEQGRALIAAKGLQHVARFEQGDAFDGDSLAALAPAPTLAVVSGLYELFPDNAMVRRSLDGLARAVPPGGYLVYTGQPWHPQLEFIARALTSHRAGAAWVMRRRSQAEMDELVRSAGFDKVTQRIDPWGIFTVSLARRRGA